The following are encoded in a window of Flavobacterium cupriresistens genomic DNA:
- a CDS encoding SDR family NAD(P)-dependent oxidoreductase, whose amino-acid sequence MKELYTVVTGASQGLGKSFAYELAQRNENLILVSLPNQNLRELCMELQSRFKIKIHSFEIDLTRKSNVLKLASWINDNFNLKMLINNAGIGGTKEFEKAGVHYLDNIIQLNVMATSLLTHQVLPNLQRHHKAYILNISSLAAFSPIAYKTVYPASKAFVYSFSRGLYEELKDTNVFVSVVNPGPMKTNDEVTKRIESQGFFAKMTSLDPDQVAVFCLNRLEKRDTVIMVNQFSWLFLKILPVWFKLPMLSNKIKKELAL is encoded by the coding sequence ATGAAAGAGTTGTATACAGTAGTAACCGGAGCAAGTCAGGGTTTAGGAAAATCGTTTGCCTATGAACTTGCACAAAGAAATGAGAACTTAATTTTGGTGAGTTTGCCCAATCAAAACTTGCGGGAATTGTGTATGGAATTACAAAGTCGTTTTAAGATCAAAATCCACAGTTTTGAGATTGATCTGACCCGAAAAAGTAATGTGCTAAAATTAGCCAGTTGGATCAACGACAATTTCAACCTGAAAATGTTGATTAATAATGCCGGAATAGGCGGTACAAAAGAATTTGAGAAGGCTGGTGTACACTATCTCGACAATATTATTCAGCTTAATGTTATGGCCACTTCTTTGTTGACGCATCAGGTATTGCCCAATTTACAGCGTCACCATAAAGCCTATATTTTAAACATTTCCAGTCTTGCCGCCTTTTCTCCTATTGCCTACAAAACGGTTTATCCGGCCTCAAAGGCTTTTGTATACTCCTTTTCACGAGGTTTATATGAAGAACTAAAAGATACAAATGTTTTTGTGAGTGTTGTAAATCCTGGTCCGATGAAAACAAATGACGAGGTAACAAAGAGAATTGAAAGTCAGGGATTCTTTGCCAAAATGACCTCCTTAGATCCAGATCAGGTGGCCGTTTTTTGCCTGAACCGATTAGAGAAAAGAGATACTGTAATCATGGTCAATCAATTTAGCTGGCTTTTCCTGAAAATTTTGCCTGTTTGGTTCAAACTGCCAATGCTCTCCAATAAAATTAAAAAGGAACTAGCCTTATGA
- a CDS encoding NAD-dependent epimerase/dehydratase family protein: MKRVFMTGITGLLGTNLANELLLQNYQITAVTRDPDKYIGNLNSNLKLIKSNLHADHTEYLENIEIVIHIAAETATNLIRYSDYEKINYDATVLLFKSAQKQQVKQFIFISTANTIGYGSLASLGNESRKIKSPFSQLDYAKTKLKAEEYVLKNAKNMAVKILNPTFMIGPYDSKPSSGKIILMSLGKKVVFYPPGGKNFVAVKDVVSAIINSFESGNTGDKYLIAGENLSYKHFFEQLRTQQNRKQFLIPVPKFILIALGFMGSTVRFFSIQTSLSLVNTRILCVNNYYCNKKSKEQLKMQYSPIENALFEAVDYFNSKK; this comes from the coding sequence ATGAAAAGAGTTTTCATGACCGGAATAACCGGATTATTAGGAACCAATCTGGCCAACGAATTGTTACTTCAAAACTATCAGATCACCGCAGTCACTAGAGATCCTGATAAATATATTGGCAACCTAAATTCCAATCTAAAATTAATAAAATCTAATCTGCACGCTGATCATACCGAATACCTTGAAAACATTGAAATCGTGATTCATATCGCTGCCGAAACGGCTACAAATCTTATTCGCTATTCCGATTATGAAAAGATAAATTATGATGCCACAGTGTTATTATTTAAAAGCGCCCAAAAACAACAGGTGAAACAATTTATTTTCATTAGTACCGCCAACACTATTGGTTATGGCTCTCTTGCAAGCTTAGGAAATGAATCCCGAAAAATCAAAAGTCCCTTCTCGCAATTAGATTATGCAAAAACCAAACTTAAAGCAGAAGAATATGTATTGAAGAATGCAAAAAACATGGCGGTAAAAATTTTAAATCCAACTTTTATGATTGGTCCCTACGACAGCAAGCCGAGTTCAGGGAAAATTATTCTGATGAGTTTAGGTAAAAAGGTTGTCTTTTATCCGCCCGGAGGCAAAAATTTTGTGGCTGTAAAAGATGTTGTCAGTGCTATCATTAATAGTTTTGAAAGTGGAAACACAGGAGATAAATATCTTATTGCAGGAGAAAATCTCTCTTATAAACATTTTTTTGAACAACTCAGAACGCAGCAAAATCGAAAGCAATTTTTAATTCCTGTACCAAAATTTATATTGATTGCCTTAGGGTTTATGGGAAGTACAGTCCGTTTTTTTTCAATACAAACAAGTCTAAGTCTCGTCAATACCCGAATCCTGTGTGTAAACAATTATTACTGCAACAAAAAATCCAAAGAGCAACTCAAAATGCAATACAGCCCTATTGAAAATGCACTATTTGAAGCAGTAGACTATTTTAATTCAAAAAAGTAG
- a CDS encoding LacI family DNA-binding transcriptional regulator produces the protein MSEKITIYDIAKKLNITAATVSRALNNNPKIKESTRELVLKTAASMNYKQNKLALALKSGRSNNIGVIVPRIDSNFFASVIRGIEEELHPHGYQVIICQTHEDPKRESENLYTLIDAQVDGILMSVTDVANENTAAFQYVLNKNVPLVFFDRSKHIDGVSSVTINDFKGGYMTTKHLIDEGCKAIAHFSGDLSLEIFKNRFLGYKQALSDHGMPFNEAYVIRTKSALDSGKEAVNVLLQLETPPDAIFSSSDFAALGAIQVLKEKNISIPEEFCVAGFSNEPFTKFMELSITSVDQSPLEMGKMSARVFLEQVDKTDTIKIEKKVVLAPELHIRKSSSRTVS, from the coding sequence ATGAGCGAAAAAATAACCATTTACGATATTGCCAAGAAATTGAATATCACCGCTGCAACCGTTTCCAGAGCGTTAAACAACAATCCGAAAATAAAAGAAAGCACCCGTGAGTTAGTACTCAAAACGGCAGCTTCGATGAATTACAAGCAAAACAAACTTGCTTTAGCCTTAAAAAGTGGCCGTAGTAATAATATAGGAGTAATTGTTCCGCGCATTGACAGCAACTTTTTTGCCTCGGTAATCAGAGGTATTGAAGAAGAATTACATCCGCATGGTTATCAGGTCATCATTTGCCAGACACATGAAGATCCTAAAAGAGAAAGTGAAAACTTATATACGTTAATAGATGCTCAGGTAGATGGTATTTTAATGTCTGTTACCGATGTGGCAAACGAAAATACGGCTGCTTTTCAATATGTATTAAATAAAAATGTACCCTTAGTATTTTTTGACAGAAGTAAACATATAGATGGTGTCAGTTCTGTTACCATCAATGACTTTAAAGGTGGATACATGACCACCAAACATCTGATTGATGAAGGTTGCAAAGCTATTGCTCATTTTTCAGGAGACTTGTCTCTGGAAATCTTTAAAAACAGGTTTTTGGGCTACAAACAGGCTTTATCAGATCATGGAATGCCTTTTAATGAAGCGTATGTTATTCGTACAAAAAGTGCTTTAGATTCCGGTAAGGAAGCTGTAAATGTCTTATTACAATTAGAAACTCCGCCTGACGCTATCTTTTCATCGAGTGATTTTGCGGCTTTAGGGGCTATTCAGGTATTAAAAGAAAAAAATATTAGCATTCCGGAAGAATTTTGTGTGGCTGGTTTTAGTAATGAGCCTTTTACTAAGTTCATGGAATTGTCAATTACTTCTGTCGATCAGTCTCCTCTTGAAATGGGAAAAATGTCTGCTCGCGTTTTCTTAGAACAGGTAGATAAAACGGATACGATCAAAATTGAGAAAAAGGTTGTTTTGGCTCCGGAATTACATATTCGGAAATCGTCTTCCCGAACTGTCTCTTAG
- a CDS encoding SusC/RagA family TonB-linked outer membrane protein: MSIKKLLKRKRKYSIVFLFFLNLILGTQLYAQNSQEITLEGKITDAAGLSLPGVNILEKGTKNGVSTDFEGTYKIKVSSSKAVLNISFIGFQTQEITVGGKTTINVSLVEDTNALKEVVVVGYGTVKKTDLTGSVGTLDAKAITEKNTTNVLEGIQGNVAGVQINASTGRLGDPFTIAIRGKSSFSGGATPLFVVDGVPTDGIDFLNPQDIARIDILKDASSTAIYGSRGTNGVVIVTTKSGSTAKAGMTVSIDSYIGGKQVARLPKMMSGQKWWLYHQSAYLTTAKKDPITGTVTPATLNATVIGTQNSLLAERVANNDTFDWYDAVLKDGIQQNNYVSISGRGDSGLAYNLGIGLQNETGNVENESLDKYSFKVGLTHKLNDKFTVGTNLTLTKTNQELGSALAMQEAFRLSPFYTPYDLHGNLFPLPGKLTDDSGAFLINKTSTYNPLLEIANSTNEITRWNGVGNVFVEYKPISWLTFKSTYAVGYDHARQGQAWGALTNTGVANRNLPSASVNEKGNFNSTWDNQFTINYDLNKDHSFTLLGLQSMYYDKTETTSASSTDQPFDLGFDNLGSGKQSTFLVGSSYLKSTLLSYALRLNYSYKGRYLLTLSDRWDGSSRFADNNKWGSFPSAAFAWRVVDESFMKTQQVVSDLKLRTSYGYTGNNKVAAYSTINKIDQQTYYDYNNTTANGWLQGKPANKELGWEKMREFNVGLDFGFLNNRITGSVDVYDRLSTDLLLDQKLPTENGYGTYTNNIGSVSNKGIEVLLTTKNINTDFVKWETTFVFSKNNNKIVSVYDEENDDVGNNLFIGESIDAIYNYKFTGIWQANQAAEAASYGQSEGQARVEDVNGDGKITTDDRQILGHANPDWTGSISTKLNVGNFDLSASAIISEGSYVFSPYHANFTNVFDRGRQKADIDWYIPANDAGLPANASNQYPMAFNEGTYWNSNGVGYYRDNSFVKIKNIALGYTFKPSVIEKFKMKYLRFYVNVLNPFVFTKYDGYDPEWAAAGFGVGRVASITYQMGMSVKF, translated from the coding sequence ATGAGCATAAAAAAACTATTAAAGAGAAAGAGAAAATACAGCATTGTATTTTTATTTTTCCTGAATTTAATATTAGGGACTCAGCTGTATGCCCAGAATAGTCAGGAAATCACATTGGAAGGGAAAATTACAGATGCAGCAGGTCTTTCTTTACCGGGAGTAAATATTCTCGAAAAAGGGACTAAAAATGGAGTGTCAACAGATTTTGAAGGAACTTATAAAATAAAAGTCAGTAGCAGTAAAGCGGTATTGAATATTAGTTTTATAGGATTTCAAACACAGGAGATTACGGTAGGAGGAAAAACAACCATTAACGTAAGCCTTGTTGAAGATACAAATGCCTTAAAAGAAGTTGTTGTAGTTGGGTACGGTACTGTAAAAAAGACCGATCTGACTGGTTCAGTAGGAACATTGGATGCTAAGGCCATTACCGAAAAGAATACGACCAATGTACTGGAAGGAATACAAGGAAATGTAGCCGGAGTTCAGATCAATGCTTCAACGGGACGTTTGGGTGATCCTTTCACAATTGCAATTAGAGGAAAAAGTTCCTTTTCGGGAGGAGCGACACCTTTGTTTGTGGTAGATGGAGTTCCAACGGACGGAATTGACTTTCTAAACCCACAAGACATTGCAAGAATTGATATCTTAAAAGATGCTTCTTCCACAGCGATTTATGGTTCACGTGGTACCAATGGAGTTGTTATCGTAACTACCAAAAGTGGATCAACAGCCAAAGCCGGAATGACGGTTTCTATTGATTCTTACATTGGAGGAAAACAAGTTGCGAGATTGCCTAAAATGATGAGTGGACAAAAATGGTGGTTGTATCATCAGTCGGCTTATTTAACGACAGCTAAAAAAGATCCGATTACGGGAACCGTTACACCGGCGACTTTAAATGCTACCGTTATAGGTACACAAAACTCATTACTTGCCGAAAGAGTAGCCAACAATGATACTTTTGACTGGTACGATGCCGTACTTAAAGATGGTATTCAACAAAATAATTACGTGTCAATTTCAGGTCGCGGTGATAGCGGATTAGCGTATAATTTAGGTATTGGTTTGCAAAACGAAACTGGAAATGTTGAGAATGAATCCTTAGATAAATACAGTTTTAAAGTGGGTTTAACACACAAACTGAACGATAAATTTACAGTGGGAACTAATTTGACACTGACCAAAACAAATCAGGAATTAGGAAGTGCTTTGGCTATGCAGGAAGCTTTCAGATTAAGTCCGTTTTACACTCCTTATGATTTGCATGGAAACTTATTTCCATTACCGGGAAAATTGACAGACGATTCAGGTGCTTTCTTAATTAATAAAACAAGTACTTATAATCCGTTATTGGAAATTGCCAATTCAACCAATGAAATTACAAGATGGAACGGTGTAGGAAATGTATTTGTAGAGTACAAACCAATATCATGGCTTACTTTTAAATCTACTTATGCAGTTGGTTATGATCACGCCAGACAAGGACAGGCGTGGGGTGCTTTAACCAATACAGGTGTTGCTAACAGAAATTTACCTTCGGCTTCAGTTAATGAAAAAGGAAATTTCAATTCAACCTGGGACAATCAGTTTACGATTAACTATGATTTAAATAAGGATCATTCTTTTACTTTATTGGGACTTCAAAGTATGTATTATGATAAAACGGAAACCACTTCGGCAAGTTCTACAGATCAGCCATTTGATTTGGGATTTGACAATTTAGGTTCAGGGAAACAATCGACTTTTTTAGTAGGTTCAAGTTATCTTAAAAGTACTTTACTTTCTTATGCGTTACGTTTAAATTACAGTTATAAAGGACGTTACTTATTGACGCTATCAGACAGATGGGATGGTTCTTCCCGATTTGCAGACAATAACAAATGGGGTTCATTTCCTTCAGCGGCATTCGCATGGAGAGTAGTGGATGAGAGTTTTATGAAAACCCAACAAGTTGTTTCCGATTTAAAACTTAGAACAAGTTACGGATACACCGGAAACAACAAGGTAGCGGCTTATTCTACCATTAACAAAATAGATCAGCAAACGTATTACGATTACAATAATACAACGGCAAACGGATGGTTGCAAGGGAAACCGGCCAACAAAGAATTAGGTTGGGAGAAAATGAGAGAGTTTAACGTTGGATTGGATTTCGGATTTTTAAACAATAGAATTACAGGTAGTGTAGATGTTTACGACAGACTTTCTACCGATTTATTACTGGATCAGAAATTACCAACAGAAAATGGATACGGAACTTACACCAATAATATCGGTTCCGTAAGCAATAAAGGAATAGAAGTATTGTTAACCACAAAAAACATCAATACTGATTTTGTGAAATGGGAAACAACTTTCGTTTTTTCAAAAAACAACAATAAAATTGTATCGGTTTACGATGAAGAAAATGATGATGTAGGGAACAATTTGTTTATTGGTGAATCGATAGACGCTATTTACAATTATAAATTTACAGGAATCTGGCAAGCCAATCAAGCTGCTGAAGCCGCATCTTACGGACAAAGTGAGGGTCAGGCAAGAGTAGAAGATGTAAATGGCGACGGAAAAATCACAACAGACGACAGACAAATTTTGGGTCACGCCAATCCGGATTGGACAGGCAGTATTTCAACAAAATTGAATGTAGGTAATTTTGATTTATCAGCTTCAGCAATTATCAGCGAGGGATCGTATGTATTTAGCCCTTACCACGCCAACTTTACGAATGTATTTGACAGAGGTCGTCAGAAAGCTGATATTGACTGGTATATTCCGGCAAATGATGCAGGGTTACCGGCGAATGCTTCTAACCAATATCCAATGGCATTTAACGAAGGTACTTATTGGAATTCTAATGGTGTAGGTTATTACAGAGATAACTCTTTTGTGAAAATTAAAAATATTGCTTTAGGATATACTTTTAAGCCAAGCGTTATTGAGAAATTTAAAATGAAATACCTGCGTTTTTATGTAAATGTTTTAAATCCATTTGTATTCACCAAGTATGATGGTTACGATCCGGAATGGGCTGCAGCAGGATTTGGTGTAGGTCGTGTAGCATCGATTACGTATCAAATGGGAATGAGTGTTAAATTTTAA
- a CDS encoding helix-turn-helix domain-containing protein, translated as MNINLLTTIFIVGGLTLLSFLKLSNVDAVNRKANISFGIFLLLWSSFWLDELLFASHLEKGDFIFYIIRFVQLFTPIPFYFSIVFYTSPNYKITFRDLRFLVVPLLFLILILFRSLLDKTLINLWISCVSPLHALYYLQLSFRRILKHQKDIEIFSSNKELISLNWIKYIIYCLVLSALATILYTILVPNGPLNTYINLFFLGTVYFVAYHSIKQKELFPVGYVPEKETEIFTAQYEGNTPKNKLFDDKELALYKNKLLQLMSEEKPYLDTELNLIKLSDMLGLSGHQLSYIINNGFDENFFYFVNKFRVQKAKELLEKQDNDKFTILAVGYDAGFNSKTSFNTTFKKMTGDTPSDYRKKHSRQ; from the coding sequence ATGAATATTAATCTATTAACGACTATTTTTATTGTGGGAGGATTGACTTTGTTGTCGTTTCTCAAATTGAGCAATGTTGATGCTGTAAATCGGAAGGCGAATATCTCTTTTGGAATTTTCTTGTTGCTTTGGTCGAGTTTCTGGTTAGATGAACTGCTCTTTGCGAGTCATTTAGAGAAAGGAGATTTTATCTTTTACATTATACGTTTTGTTCAATTATTTACCCCTATTCCTTTCTATTTCAGCATTGTATTTTATACCAGCCCGAATTACAAAATAACATTTCGTGACTTGCGATTTCTTGTTGTACCGCTGCTTTTTTTAATCCTTATCCTGTTCCGATCCTTGTTAGATAAAACACTTATCAATTTATGGATTAGTTGTGTTTCTCCACTTCACGCTTTGTATTATCTGCAATTATCATTTAGAAGAATACTTAAACATCAAAAGGACATTGAGATTTTTTCATCCAACAAGGAATTAATTAGCCTCAATTGGATCAAGTACATTATCTACTGTTTGGTTCTGTCTGCTTTAGCAACCATTCTTTATACCATTTTAGTTCCAAATGGACCGTTAAATACCTATATCAATTTATTCTTTTTGGGCACGGTTTATTTTGTGGCTTATCATTCAATCAAACAAAAGGAGTTGTTTCCGGTTGGGTATGTTCCCGAAAAAGAAACCGAAATTTTTACAGCGCAATACGAAGGTAATACTCCGAAAAACAAACTGTTTGATGATAAAGAATTAGCGCTTTACAAAAATAAGTTACTACAGTTAATGTCCGAAGAAAAACCTTACCTGGACACCGAACTTAATCTAATCAAATTGTCAGATATGCTGGGGCTTTCCGGACATCAACTCTCTTATATCATCAACAACGGATTTGATGAGAATTTTTTCTACTTCGTCAACAAATTCAGAGTTCAAAAAGCCAAAGAACTGCTCGAAAAACAGGATAATGATAAATTTACGATCTTAGCTGTTGGTTATGATGCGGGATTCAATTCTAAGACTTCTTTTAATACTACTTTCAAAAAAATGACCGGTGATACGCCTTCCGATTACCGAAAAAAGCATTCAAGACAATAA
- a CDS encoding glycoside hydrolase family 28 protein, translating to MIANKSIVLQLTTVLGLISVLFLSCGKQPLNSSEVDPWKKMELIVKSIPETHFSNKSYSVNDFGAVGDGKTSNTLAFEKAIKECAKNGGGRVLVPNGKYLTGPIHLESNVNLHLEDQAEILFSTDPKEYPLVHTSWEGTELMNYSPLIYAKNKTNVAITGKGTLNGQANNGNWWVWSGGKEYGWKKGIPSQNDPQNREVLIDMAERGVPVSERVFGEGRYLRPSFIEFFECNTVLLKDIKIINAPFWIVHPIKSNNMIIDGLTINSHGPNNDGCDPEYSQNIIIRNCTFNTGDDCIAIKSGRDADGRRVAIPSKNIIVQNCKMIDGHGGVVMGSEISAGVNNVFVENCSMDSPNLDRAIRIKTNSKRGGTTEDIYVRNIEVGTVRECVLRATMTYNVYGGQEGKFIPSIRNISLENIKVKNGGKYGILADGYKESPIQNITLKNVVIEKVDSLYSLKNVKNVNFLNTYINGKKVESIKN from the coding sequence ATGATTGCAAATAAATCTATAGTGTTACAATTAACAACCGTTCTTGGTTTGATTTCCGTATTGTTTTTATCCTGTGGAAAACAACCTCTAAATTCATCTGAAGTTGATCCATGGAAAAAAATGGAATTAATAGTAAAGAGTATTCCTGAAACGCATTTTTCTAATAAAAGCTATTCGGTAAATGATTTTGGTGCTGTTGGAGATGGAAAAACGTCAAACACGCTGGCTTTCGAAAAAGCAATTAAAGAGTGTGCTAAAAACGGAGGAGGAAGAGTACTCGTTCCAAACGGAAAATACCTAACCGGACCGATACATTTAGAAAGTAATGTAAATCTGCATTTAGAAGATCAGGCCGAAATTCTTTTTAGTACAGATCCAAAAGAATATCCACTGGTTCATACCTCATGGGAAGGAACAGAATTAATGAATTATTCTCCTCTTATTTACGCGAAGAACAAAACCAATGTCGCGATTACCGGAAAAGGAACTCTTAACGGTCAGGCGAATAATGGTAACTGGTGGGTTTGGTCCGGAGGTAAGGAGTATGGATGGAAAAAAGGGATTCCGTCGCAAAATGACCCGCAGAATCGAGAAGTATTGATTGATATGGCCGAAAGAGGAGTTCCGGTTTCCGAAAGAGTCTTTGGTGAAGGACGTTATTTACGCCCCAGTTTTATTGAATTCTTCGAATGTAACACCGTGCTCCTAAAAGATATTAAAATTATAAACGCACCTTTTTGGATTGTACATCCGATAAAATCGAATAACATGATTATCGACGGTCTGACGATAAACAGTCACGGTCCTAATAATGATGGTTGTGATCCGGAATACTCTCAAAATATAATCATTAGAAATTGCACGTTCAACACGGGTGACGATTGTATTGCCATAAAATCCGGCAGAGATGCTGACGGAAGAAGGGTCGCAATTCCGAGTAAAAATATTATCGTTCAAAATTGCAAAATGATAGACGGTCATGGCGGGGTTGTAATGGGAAGCGAAATTTCGGCTGGCGTCAACAATGTCTTTGTTGAAAATTGCAGCATGGACAGTCCAAATCTGGATCGCGCCATCAGAATCAAAACCAACTCGAAACGCGGTGGTACAACAGAAGATATCTATGTCAGAAATATTGAAGTTGGAACGGTACGCGAATGCGTGTTGAGAGCAACGATGACGTACAATGTGTATGGTGGTCAGGAAGGAAAATTTATACCGTCCATCAGAAATATTAGTTTGGAAAATATTAAAGTAAAAAATGGAGGTAAATATGGGATTCTGGCCGACGGTTACAAAGAATCACCGATACAAAATATCACCCTGAAAAATGTGGTAATAGAAAAAGTAGATTCCCTCTATTCCCTTAAAAATGTCAAAAACGTAAACTTTTTAAATACTTATATCAATGGAAAAAAAGTAGAATCGATTAAAAATTAA